The genomic region TTACAAACCCTGCAAAATCTGCATTTTCACTCTCCTTCATACCCGAATTCTGATCACTTGTTTGAGATCATATCATGGCTAGTGGAGCTTTCCTTGATGGCTTCATTAAAGTTGTGTTTCAAAGGTTGCTCACAATGGATACGGTCAACCAGGtcttgggcaagaagcttggccCTGACTTGGTTGAGAGGCTGGAAATTTCTCTGAAAGCTGCTGAAGCTGTGCTTGATGATGCTGAGTACAAGCAACTGGGCGACGATGGTGTGAGGGTGTGGCTCAACAAACTGAGAGATGCTGTTTATGATGCTGATGATTTTCTGGACGCTCTACTCACCAAAGCCGCCACTCAAAAGAAGGTACATTCTTTATTGCCTAGTTTCTTCCTCAACCGACATAGAAAGATGGTAGATAACATGGAAGGAGTGGTTTCAAGAATAGAATTTCTTGTAAGGCAAAAGGATATCCTTGGTCTTCAAAAGACTATCAAGGATAATAACTTGTCATCATGGCGAGAAACCACATGCCTGATGGAAGGGAACATATATGGCAGGGAGCATGATCAACAAGCTCTAAtcaaaacaataaatgacaaCAGTGAATCTCAGTTATCTGTGATTCCTATTGTTGGCATGGGTGGGGTTGGTAAAACAACCTTAGCCAAATGGGTGTACAGTGTCGCGGAAGGGTTTGATCTGAAAGCATGGGTCTGCATCTCTGAAACATTTGATGTTGCTGAGATTACAAAGAAAACCATTGAGGAGATTACTAAAAATTCTTGTACCCTTGGGACTTTAAATTTGCTTCAAAATAAACTGCAGGAAATCTTGTCGGGAAAGAAGTTCTTTGTTGTTCTAGACGATGTCTGGAGTGATGATGCCGATAAGTGGAAGCAATTTCTAACTCCTTTTCATTGTGGGGCTAAGGGTAGGACAATTCTTCTAACAACTCGCAATCAAAAGGTTGCTTCAGTAGTTCAAACATGTCCCTCTTGCACTCTTAATGAGTTGTCCGAAGAGTCTTGCTGGTTATTGTTTGCAGCCAATGCATGTTTTCCGGAGTTAAACGGGAACCCAACACTAGAGGATGTCGGTAGAAAGATTGTCAAGAAGTGTAAGGGGTTGCCATTAGCTGTAGAAACACTTGGGCGTTCGTTGCGAGGAAAGGATGATGTTAAAGAATGGAATGTTGTTTTAATGAATGACATTTGGGAATTGAAAAATAGTAAAATTATTCCAGCATTGTTAATAAGCTACTTCCAACTACCTCCTTACATGAAGCGTTGTTTCGTTTATTGTTCATTGTTTCCCAAAGATCATAAGTTTGAGAAAAATGAACTAGTTTTGCTGTGGATGGCTGAAGATCTTTTAAGGCTACCAAATGGAGGAGAGAGTTTAGAAGAGGTTGGTTCTGAGTGTTTTGAAGAATTAGCTTCGAGGTTATTCTTTAAAAAGCTTCAAGACAATGACAAGTATTTTGTGATGCATGATCTCTTGCATGACTTGGCAATATTCCTTGCTGGAGACTTCTATTATAGAATAGAAGAGCTTgatgaacaagaaaagaagaaggttCTCACTCGTCATTTGTCACATTTGCCATATGGAAGCTTAGATCATCCAATCTCAAAAGTCTTTAAGTCCGATATGAAATCAGAATCTTTGAGGACATCATTGTATATCGATGATTTGTTAAGCAAGAAAAGCAGAGCATCAAAGTTGAAATACTTGAGAGTTTTATCCTTTCGTCAACTTGGTGCATTACCTGATTCAATAGGTAAATTGATTCATCTACGCTATTTGAATCTCTCTAGGACCTATGTGAAGACATTACCAGAGTCATTATGCAACTTGTATAATCTACAAACATTAATATTGTATCAATGTCGTTACCTGACCATGTTGCCCAATGGCATGCATAAACTTGTGAATTTACGGCATCTTGATCTTAGGGGAACTTCTTTGAAAGAAATGCCTAGAGGAATAAGTAAATTGAAACACATGCCTATTTTAGATTACTTTGTGGTGGGCAAGCACAAAGACAATGGAATGGAGGAATTAGGAGGGCTCTCAAATCTTGAAGGATCATTTGAGATTAAGAAGTTGGAGAATGTTGCTGATGTCAGACAAGCCAAGAGTGCAAGGATGTTGGAGAAGAACCGCATTGACAACTTATCGTTGGAATGGTCTTCAGGTAATAAGATGGTTTCAAACATAGAGACTTTGAGAGATATACTCGATAATTTGCAACCGCACAATGGGTTGAAAGAGTTGAAAATCAAGGGATACAAGGGCGAAAGATTTCCAGATTGGGTGGGGCACTGTTCTTACAACAATATGACAAGTGTAACACTAGCATCTTGCAAGAATTGTTGCATGCTGCCTTCACTTGGACAACTGCCATCTCTAAAGTCCCTGCGCATTGAAGGTTTTGATCAGCTCAAGCGTATTGGTGATGAGTTTTACAAGAGTGACAGCGATCATCATTCTTCGCCTACTGCACCGTTTCCCTCACTGGTGACGTTGGAATTTCATAAGATGCCATGCTGGGAGGAGTGGCACGTACCTGACCCAGAAGCTTTTCCTCGGCTTAGGACACTTGAAATAGTAGATTGTCCAATGTTAAATGTTTCCAAAGTAGAAATGGGGGAAGATGATGAAGAAAGGTGTGATGAGATGGTAGGTGGTGGGGATGCTTTATCAATAAGGCCATCTCAATCATTTAATGCAACCACCATCAACCATCTATGTTGCCTCCAAGAACTATGTATTGCTGGGTGTCTCTCTATTGTATCCTTTCTGGGCAATTGTTTACCCAAATCTCTGCAAAGGCTGGAAATCTGGTGTTGCCCAAAATTTGAATTCCCCAAGCAACAGCAGCACAACTATGATTTGGTAGAGCTACAGATAGTTTTCAGCTGCGATTCACTGACCTCGTTTTCTTTAGATGCCTTTCCCAATCTCAAGAATCTCCAGATAGAATGGTGTAGGAATCTGGAATCAGTGTCAATGTCAGAGGCACCACACGCTGCTCTTGAAGAAGTCACCATCATTGACTGCTCCAAATTAGTGACATTTGCAGGAGAAGGACTGGCTGCACCCAACTTGACTCATCTTCAAGTCAGATGGTGCGAGAAGTTGGAGGCATTACCACGTGACATGAAGAGTCTACTCCCAAGTTTACTCTCTCTCCAGATATATGGTTGCCCAAACATTTGCAGGTTGGCAGAGGGTGATTTGCCGTCTAACTTGAAAGAACTTGAAGTAGGAATTTGCGAGGAACAAATGAGGGATCTATCATGGATGCCCAACTTGCACGCCCTCACTCGTCTTGAAATTTATGGTTCTTACTGCAACAACATAAAGTCATACCCAGAGGTGCGTTCGCTGCCTCACCTTCCCTCCCTTACCACTCTTGAGATATGGGGGTTCAAGAATCTGGAGACATTGGAGTGCAACGAGCTTCTCCGCCTCACCTCCCTTCAACAATTGCACATTGTGGGCTGCGAGAAGCTGGAGAATATGGAAGGAGAAAAGCTGCCTCCCTCTCTCTTGCGACTTGAAGTTGATTTTTGTGATTTGCTGGGAGAACACTGCAAGAACAAGCATCAACTAATCTGGCCCAAAATTTCCCACATCCCCACCATTCAAGTCGATTTCAAACATATTTCCTAAATAGAGATTTCTGAGCAGGTAATTATCTAACTTCACAGTTCTCATGCCACCACAATTCAATTATACTCGAAAGAAATATCCTGGGTTATTCTCAGAAAAggtcatttttaaaaattcaaagacACGGAATATATATATTGTGCATCTAACATTTGAGAATTTCTTTACATACATCGATATATGAAATTTACCGTTTTCATCCTTCTTCTGCAGGTACATTGTTATCAAGTAAAAGTGCCCAAATGACGGAGATTTCATCATATATAATCTTATACAAATATTTTAGCTTCAAGTTGGTAAATTTACTCTACTTCATTCCATTCTAGAATTTACTTTTCCTCTTCTGttaggaaaaagaaaaatgttatcaaACTTGATTTTAGAAGAATTAGATATTAGATATATGCCCTTAATGGTAAAATTGTGTTTCTGCCTTTGACACTATTTGATATTTATGGCTTTATGCTGAACTAATTCGTACTGCCATGTAGTAACTTAAATTTGATTCTTTAACTGTTTTTGGAATATATAAATTgtactttttgttattttttattgttcATTCGTAATTTTAGCAGAAAGATCaattaaaatcttttaaaaatatttgaaataaaattaaaactttcACCAAATATTAGGATATTTTTTAATATGATCTACCTTGTTTCCTTTTTCTTCTATTCTTTAATcttcttttaaagttttttacAATATAATACAACATGATATGGTTTGCCACTTAGAATGATAggctaaaagaaaataaagtttATTGTCTTGCCTCAAAATGGAAAGTGAAGCTTCAAaagaatttaataatttttttcctaCTGTTTTTGATATCTTTTGCAGGTAAAAAGTTCAGAAATGTTAGAGATTTCATTGCACATGTATATATATGGAGATGTAAAGTGGATTAATGTGTTGGGAAGCAGTAATGTTTTCTGATTTCAGCTTTCATTTTAAATGGTATCTACACTAGTTTAAATTAATGACTGATGTGTATCATATGATTCATATCCACACTACATGTGGAGTTGCTTGGATTATTGAATTCAATGCTTTGCTTCAAAGATAGGAACATAAGATGGTTGTTTGGTTATCAATAGCAGTCATGTTTGAACTTTGAACCAACATGCTAAACAAATGAATTTCAATATCTAACGCAAGGGTCGTATCAAACTTGAATTGtaggctttttcttttttttcttctatttctttttttttttttgggttaaatTTACAATTCAATGGCATGATGATGATTAACATCATTATTGAAGCTAGCGGAAGTAGTGTTACTTATATGTTAGAGCTATGATAATCTACATCTTACCAAGCATGAAACAGTTAATTTAATTAGCTTCTAATCAAAGGTAGGTGCAACAGCTTTCATAATCCCTTGAAAACATATATGACAAAAAATAAAGTAACTTCCATTGTTAGTAATATAGGTATGTGCGCATCCGtgcaaaattgtaaaaataaGGTGAGAAATCAATCAAATTATTCAACTTGTGTACTAAATATCACACCGAAAGGAACACAGTTTATGCCTATATAGAATTACAGATTTTTGCattttaaaaacaaggtttttgaCTTTGAATACATTTTTGAGATTTCATTGTACTTGTGTATATCTGGAGATTTAATCCTATACAGTGGCAATCATATCTTCATTATCTTCATTCAATTCGAAGTTCATCTGAGGTGGTAAATTGGATTGATATGTCGGAACCAGAAGGAATGTATAAGAAATGAAGAAATGATGGAGAAAGTTGGAGTAGTCGTTAAAAGGTTTTGTTATTGGTATCTTTTGCCCCTTCCCATAAttttatcttttcctattttgcAATGGAAAGAAAAAATGACAGCTTGATCAGTGGAAAGAAATCATTTATAAAATGGTGATCCTGTCTTTGCCAAATCTTTATATATATGCCtaaccaaattcaaattaaataaggCTAATAAACTGGTTTCCAGGATTGAAATGTACTTGTTTTTAACAAGAGCAAAGCTTCAGATGATTGCAGAATGTCTAATAGCTTTTTCATCAGAGTCAGTAGGATAATAAAAGGAATCTGCATGAGGTGTACAATACTTTCAAAATAAAAGGATCAAGTTATTGTTGTGTAGTTTTTTTAACCATAGATTGAATCATGAGATAATATTAAAAGTAGATGCCTATATAAGCTATTTCTAATACAAAGGATAGGGGCTTAACAATAACCATTTCTTCCTTGTCTTGTTTATATGTGTCAACATGCTATCTAAATTTTGGTAACATATTTGTACAGTATCTATCCTTATCATCAGCTAGAACTAAAAGAGTGGAATTTTTGCCTTCAACTGCTTGTAACTGTTAATTTGTTTATCAAATTGTTTTCCCAAGGTGATGAAGATATAGCTAATGTCATTAGAAGCATCAGACAACAATTTAGTTTCTATCAACTTTATTTATTGGTGAGattctttattcttcttcttcttctttttctcttctttttttataaaaaaaatgaaaaataggcatttttttatgcaaaatgaaaAAGAGGCATACCATGAATAAATCCTCCTATGTGCAGTTTGTAATAACTACATATATTAAGCTGCATAGgatcaaaataaatatattattcttACATGTAAAATTATTCAAGAAGAAATCTTGTCTTAGAATATTTGATCATTTGGGACTTAGAGAGGATGGCTACAAGTATTCTGTTCTGAAATGTCTGTATTAAAAACTTTTTCTTCTAACTTGTAATATTATGTCAATCAAATCATGCTTGTGATAACTTTCTTTTCTATCTAACTGCACTGCTGTttttgttagtgttgcaagtgtgaggagtgttagtgttgcaagtgtgaggagtgttgaagttagtcccacatcaaagaaagcatggaagagtgaggagtttataagatgagagacccattaacttgacaccttaaggttttgagttggatgtggtgtcttctcattttatgttctctcacttgattcctccccgaaTTCTCCCCGGTTGTCGAGAGCTCTCCACGgttggcccaacaagtggtatcagagccgatggtttaatcggtctggttttaaggggtattcaaggtgaagcatcgaaagtcttcCCGGCAAAGGTGGTTCGGGCGGCGTGTCCCGCGGTGTTTTGCGGCGgtgtgatggacgaatactcGTGGTGGTGGAGGAGCTAGAAAGAGGGTGTTTTGCGGCGgtgtgatggacgaatactcGTGGTGGTGGAGGAGCTAGAAAGAGGGGGAGTTGGTGCTTGATGTGGAGGCTCACACTTGAGGGGGagattgttagtgttgcaagtgtgtgcaagtgtgaggagtgttagtgttgcaagtgtgaggagtgttgaagttagtcccacatcaaagaaagcatggaagagtgaggagtttataagatgagagacccattaacttgacaccttaaggttttgagttggatgtggtgtcttctcattttatgttctctcacttgattcctccccgaaTTCTCCCCGGTTGTCGAGAGCTCTCCACGGTTGGCCCAACAGTTTTTAACTTCCTCTTTTGCAATTTCATTTTTTGGTGGCATTTCTGTTTGTTAAATATACTTTCAGTGCTGTAGAAAGCAAAAcggtagaaaataaaataaaataaaataaacagaaaaactgTAGAATGATAAGTGTCTTTGGTTTTCGTGATGACAAGCACTTAGTCTTGAAATGTTATTAATTTGTGTATTAGTGTTTCAGGATAAGTCCCGAAATCAGAGttgttgtttttttattttatcaaatcATGCTTGTGATAACTTTCTTTTTTATCTAACTGCACTGCTGTTTTAGCTTCAAGTTGATAACTTTACTAAATTCCATTCTcgaatttacttttcctgttctgCTGGGTAAAAGAAAAAGTTATGAAGCATGATCTGAGAAGGAATTAGTTAAAAGTTCACAGATGTTCGGGATTTCATTATACATGTATATATGTGGAGATGTAAACTGGATTAATGTGTTGGGATGCAGAAGCAGTGTTTTCTGATTTCAGCTTTCATATCTACACTACATGTGGACTTGCTTGGAttattcaattcaattttttgCTTGAAAGATGGGAACTATATCTGGTTGTTTGGTTATCAATAGCAGTCATGTTTGAACTTTGAACCAACAATGTAAACAAATGCTTCTCTCTCTAATGCAAGGGTTATATCAATTTTGAATTGTATTTTTTTTGGGGCTAAATTTACAATTCAAATCCATGATGATTAAGATCATTGAACCTAGCTGAAGTAGTGTTATTATATGTTAAAGCTATGATAATCTACATCTTACCAAGCATGCAGCAGTTAAATTAATTAACTTCTAATCAAAGGTAGGTACATCAGCTTTGATAATCCCTTTGGAAATATATAacacaaaaataaataactttCGTTGTCATTAATACTCGAATTTTGGGCATTTCTTACATATCATGTAGATGTAGGTCTTCTTTTTCCAATTAGTTAGACCAATAATACCATGAACTAATGTTCTTATCAATGAAGTTCAGCAAATTAAAACCAATAAGGGAATGACTCAAAGCAATTAAGACAGTACTTCAGAAAACAAAATAAGCTCATGATCCTATAGACATTGTTCTCTTCAAAATTGATAGTGTAATTTATTTAGGAGTATCTCTGAAAGAGGACTTTATTTTATTGTGTATAAACAaattgaaagtaaaaaaaaaaaaaaaacgaaatcaTCATATGTCCCTTATTTCTCATGGTTGAAAAAGTATGATTGAGAAAAGATTTCTGATGAAAAagtatgatttaattttatttgattcgATTCgattcgataccttatatatttgaaagatcaaatatttgttgtatttgaaattatatgttttgaattggtttgggaggctcgtattagaaaaccgtagttaacggcggttatgacgttaacttagatgcatctaactcagactccagctagcaggggtgttgctagcctaacgtataggccacacgttagatctgttattctgttaggacacacaagaggaaagggctacccatagaggtggagccgcccaagtgtggacttttgatttgatttctgtatgagaactcccttattgattcacttattattatcaactattattttctaattaaaattattttaatgatAATGTTTGTATAGTCTCATGttgattatagatgtattgtctggtcactgagttgcaaaactcaccccgtttttctaaaaatatttttcaggaacaaatatTTGACTGTGTGAgactttctattcaagagtaacgGTCTGCAATGAGTACCTATTCTTTGTCGAATTCCTAGAAGtgtatgctccatatgtcacaggcaggaccaaccattcttagttattttaattttttgttaaaagtatataactatttattttagaacttgtaaaatattAGTACTTGCTTATTGAACTTATATTTGACTATGTTAGGCTTGCTATAGGATTATTTTCCTGAGCGCCAGTCATGGCTCATTTTGGGTCGTGACATTGAAATTTTTCGCTTCTTCATAGAgataaaaaaaacacaaaattatgAATTTTTTAAGAAGATTGTGGGGTGATTGAAGCTCTGGAATCCAACTCTGAATCAATAACTTTGCTTGATAATCACTTGTAATAGTTGAAAGAGTAGCATAACTCTTAATTTAATATTAAGTAGTAACTAACATGCTCTATACCATAACTAATGTGATTTGATGCATTTGAGAGAGATTAGTAATTTGGTATAGTAATACTATTGAGCCTGGTCCCATAACTCACAAGATAACACTTTAATTGAAACTGCCAACAAGACGTAAGGTGTGTTTGGCAAACACGTTGGAGATGATAAAAGTGCGTGCTTTGAACGCTGTTCTTTGATGTTTGGCAACTTTTTTTCTCTAAACGCAGAAGTAACTTTGCATCCAAAAGCCGATTCCCTTGAagcaagaaataaaaaattaattattagagttataaatattttaattatttttacttttttatactttttatattattttataatactttATATATAATATNNNNNNNNNNNNNNNNNNNNNNNNTATCGTAAAATAACTTTGAGGCACATAAAATTAGCAAAGAGCCAGCAAGATACTCCCACTAGTTAAGAAGACCAACTTTTTGTTGAGTCAACCGTCTTTGTCTTGTTGTCATCAAATTATTGAGAACTACTTCTTCACAATATGCTTTGATAGACCTACACACAGTTCAGTTACAAACCCTGCAAAATCTGCATTTTCACTCTTCTTCATACCCGAATTCTGATCACTTGTTTGAGATCATATCATGGCTGGTTCACTTGTTGGTGGAGCTTTTCTTTCTGGCTTCATTAACGTTGTCTTTGACAGGCTCCTTACAAAAGATGCGGTCAACTTGGTGTTGGGCAAGAAGCTTGACCCTGACTTGGTTAAGAGGCTGAAGATTTCTCTGCATGCTGCTGAAGCTGTGCTTGATGATGCTGAGTACAAGCAACTGGGCAACGAATCCGTGAGGGAGTGGCTCAACGATCTTAGAGATGCTGTTTATGAGGCTGATGACTTGCTGGACGCTGTCCTCACCAAAGAGGCTATTCCAAAGGAGGGAAGTTCTTACTGGCCTGATTACTTCCTCAACCGCGAAAGGGAGATGGTAGATGAGATGGAAAGGGTGGTTACAAAGATAGAATTTCTTGAACAACAAAAAGATTTCCTTGGTCTTCAAAAGACTACCAATATCTTGTCATCATCATGGAGAGAATCCACATCTCTGGTGGAAGGGAATATATATGGGAGGGAGGATGATCAACAAGCCTTACTCAAAGTAATAAATGACAGCAGTGAAAGTGAGTTATCTGTGATCCCTATTGTTGGTATGGGTGGGGTTGGTAAAACAACTTTAGCAAAATGGGTGTACAATACCACAGAGGGATTTGATTTCAAAGCATGGGTTTGCATCTCTGAAACATTTGATGTTGTTGAGATTACAAGGAAAACCATTGAGGAAATTACTAAAACTACTTGTTCCCTTGGGAGTTTGAATTTGCTTCAGAATAAATTGCTAGAGATCTTGTCGGGGAAGAAGTTCTTTGTTGTTCTAGACGATGTCTGGAGCGATGATACTGATAACTGGAAGAAGTTTATAACTCCTTTTCACTGTGGGGGTAAGGGTAGTATGATTCTTCTAACAACTCGCATTAAAGAGGTTGCTTCAGTTGTTCAGACATGTTCCTCTTACTTTCTTAATGAGTTGTCCGAAGATTCTTGTTGGTTACTCTTTGCAGAGAATGCCATTTTTCCGGAGTCAAATGGGAACCCAATACTAGTTGATGTCGGTAGACAGATTGTCAACAAGTGTAAGGGCTTGCCATTAGCTGTAGAAACACTTGGGCGCTTGTTGCAAGGAAAGGATGATGCTAAAGAATGGAATGCTGTTTTAAGCAGTGACATCTGGGAATTTCCTATGAAAAATAGTAAAATTATTCCAGCATTGCTAATAAGCTACTTCCAGCTCCCTGCCTATTTGAAGCGATGTTTCGTTTATTGTTCATTATATCCCAAAGATTatctttttgaaaaagatgaactGATCCTGCTATGGATG from Arachis ipaensis cultivar K30076 chromosome B02, Araip1.1, whole genome shotgun sequence harbors:
- the LOC110262482 gene encoding putative disease resistance protein At3g14460 is translated as MASGAFLDGFIKVVFQRLLTMDTVNQVLGKKLGPDLVERLEISLKAAEAVLDDAEYKQLGDDGVRVWLNKLRDAVYDADDFLDALLTKAATQKKVHSLLPSFFLNRHRKMVDNMEGVVSRIEFLVRQKDILGLQKTIKDNNLSSWRETTCLMEGNIYGREHDQQALIKTINDNSESQLSVIPIVGMGGVGKTTLAKWVYSVAEGFDLKAWVCISETFDVAEITKKTIEEITKNSCTLGTLNLLQNKLQEILSGKKFFVVLDDVWSDDADKWKQFLTPFHCGAKGRTILLTTRNQKVASVVQTCPSCTLNELSEESCWLLFAANACFPELNGNPTLEDVGRKIVKKCKGLPLAVETLGRSLRGKDDVKEWNVVLMNDIWELKNSKIIPALLISYFQLPPYMKRCFVYCSLFPKDHKFEKNELVLLWMAEDLLRLPNGGESLEEVGSECFEELASRLFFKKLQDNDKYFVMHDLLHDLAIFLAGDFYYRIEELDEQEKKKVLTRHLSHLPYGSLDHPISKVFKSDMKSESLRTSLYIDDLLSKKSRASKLKYLRVLSFRQLGALPDSIGKLIHLRYLNLSRTYVKTLPESLCNLYNLQTLILYQCRYLTMLPNGMHKLVNLRHLDLRGTSLKEMPRGISKLKHMPILDYFVVGKHKDNGMEELGGLSNLEGSFEIKKLENVADVRQAKSARMLEKNRIDNLSLEWSSGNKMVSNIETLRDILDNLQPHNGLKELKIKGYKGERFPDWVGHCSYNNMTSVTLASCKNCCMLPSLGQLPSLKSLRIEGFDQLKRIGDEFYKSDSDHHSSPTAPFPSLVTLEFHKMPCWEEWHVPDPEAFPRLRTLEIVDCPMLNVSKVEMGEDDEERCDEMVGGGDALSIRPSQSFNATTINHLCCLQELCIAGCLSIVSFLGNCLPKSLQRLEIWCCPKFEFPKQQQHNYDLVELQIVFSCDSLTSFSLDAFPNLKNLQIEWCRNLESVSMSEAPHAALEEVTIIDCSKLVTFAGEGLAAPNLTHLQVRWCEKLEALPRDMKSLLPSLLSLQIYGCPNICRLAEGDLPSNLKELEVGICEEQMRDLSWMPNLHALTRLEIYGSYCNNIKSYPEVRSLPHLPSLTTLEIWGFKNLETLECNELLRLTSLQQLHIVGCEKLENMEGEKLPPSLLRLEVDFCDLLGEHCKNKHQLIWPKISHIPTIQVDFKHIS